In the Acetobacterium sp. KB-1 genome, ACACCGCATCGTGATGCGATCGGATAAATCATCGTGTGGGTTTTGGACAATTCGTTGAGTCCCTCGGCATCGGTTTTTAGAAGCGTTGCCATCTGATCCACAAAAGCACCGGTTCCCCCGGCACAGGTACCGTTCATCCGCTGTTCGATGGTTCCGGTAAAAAAGGTGATCTTGGCATCTTCGCCGCCTAACTCAATGGCAACCTCGGTCTTGGGAATAACCCGGTCTACCGCCAGCGTGCTGGCCACGACCTCCTGAACAAAGGGAATTCCCAACCACTGGGAAATCATCAGTCCGCCGGATCCGGTGACACAAACCCGTGTCTCCAAATCCCCCAACTTTTGATAGGTTTCTTTTAACAGGTTAACAATAGTAACCTTGATGTTTGATAAATGACGCCGATACTCTTCATAGATGATTTCGTTTTTGCCGTCAATAACCACCACTTTAATGGTCGTGGAGCCGATATCGATACCCATTTTGTAATTGTTCTTCATTTTATTTTATGACCTCTTCTCTAACATGTCGGTTGTGATCTTATCTTATTTTTTCATACGATTGATATAAGGGTTTTACCCGACGATATAATTGCTTGTATAGTCTATTATAAATTTCTGTATATTTTATTACATTTTTCGGATTGGGTTCAAAAATCTGTGATTTTCGAATCATCGCCTTACTGGCGGTTTTGATATCCGGATAATGGTTTAAGCCCACAAAGGTGGCAATAGCAGCACCTAATCCGGTGGTTTCAAAGGTCTGCACCCGATAAACCGGGCGGTTTAAAACATCTGCCATGATCTGAGCCACACCATCACTGCGAGAGCCCCCGCCAGACAGACCAACGGCCTGAATTGGTACCTTTGTCTTTCTTTCAATCAGTTTTAGTCCTTCTAACAAGGCATATCCCAGGCCTTCGATAATGGCCCGGTAAAGATGGCGTTTATCATGTCCTTCACTAAATCCCATAAAGGTCCCCCGCGCTTCCGGCCGAAAAGCTTCCCGCCCCCAGTAGGGCTGATGAATCAGGCCATCCGCTCCCGGTGGGGTCGCTTCCAGATAGCCTTCCAGGATCTCATGGATATCTTTGGGATCAGTCTGATCAAGAAATTCTTTCGTGTACCAGTCCACCATCCAAAATCCATGATAGATGGTAACTTCCGGATTATAGCAGTCATTCTCAACCGCCGCAAAAGCGGGATAAAAAGGATAGAGCTCCACGTATTTTTTAGTGGTAATCTCTACCGTAGCTTGAGTTCCGAGTGAAATGCTGGCAATATCCGGGGTCAGTGCACCAACGCCCAGTGTCTCACAACCTTTATCCGTTCCCGAAGCTATAATTGGCAAACCCACCGGTAAGCCTGTGATTTCGGCCGCTTCAGCTGTCAGCTTTCCAATCACTTCACAGGAGTCGGTGAGTTCGTAACATTTTTCCGGTTCCATTTGAAGAATCTGACTTTTAACATCATACTTGCCGCACCACTGCTTCTTTTTCGTATCAAAAGGCAGATGTCCGGCGGTATTAGAACGGCTGTCGGCGATGTTTCCGGTTAAGCGGGTCAAAAAATAGGTCGAAAGAAAAACAACCTTGTGGGTTTTGGCCCAGATGTCCGGCTCCGAAACCTTAATCCAATTAACATGGGCAGTTCTACTGAATGATTTTGCATAACCACTAAAACCAATCGTTTTAAAAAGCAGGTCGTAGGGCCAGGGATAGGGCAGTGGTTCAGTCAATTCCCGGCGATCCAGCCAACTGATAAAATCACGCAGGGGTTTTCCGCGTTCATCTACCACGGTAATGACATCACGCTGACAGGACACCGTCATGCCTCGAATCGTAAGGAACAAATCCGGCTGTTTAACCTTCAGCTCACAAACAACCTTAACCAGAGCCTCCCAGAACATTTCTGGTGAAGCTTCCTTCCATTGAAAATGCTTTGAATAATAACCCGTAAATAATTCTTCGCTTTTTGCCAGCTCATTGCCCTGCTCGTCAAAAAGAATTCCTCGGAGTCCTCTGGTGCCACAATCGATAGTTAAAACCGAGTTCTTTTTTATGATGCTCTTTATCGTGTTGTTCAAAATTCATTCTCCCGACATCAACTGTTTTCGTACTATTATACCAAATAGTTGTTAAGTGTAAAACAAAAAGCGTTGAATAAAAAGAATTAACTTTTTACTCAACGCCTGGCTCGATCGCAAAATTACCGTGCGACCACTTGTTAATCTGTTGTAAGCTGCAACCACGAGAAATCCGCTATGCTTCTTTCTCTTTGATTCGCTGACAGTCGCCAACTACAAGCAAGCTTGTAATTGGCTCGTTGCCTTCGCACAAGCTCGGACTGGCTTTGTCGTGTCCGCCTTGCTGCATTCAACATGATGTAACAATTGTCGGTACGGCTTCACGTGCTTATTTACAATAACTATTTTCTTTTATCGACAGATTTTTGTCTGGAATTGATTTTATAGTTTGATATCTTTGAAGTCCTTAACCTGTTTGGTAATGGCAATTTCGGTTGGGAGACGTTCGATGCTGGATGCTCCGAAGAAGCCGCAGACGCCTTTTGTCCGATCGAGGACATATTTGGCATCTTCCGGTTCCGCCACCGGGCCACCGTGGACAATGACCATCACATCGGGATTGATGGCTTTTCCGGCATCACAGATTTCCTGGGTCAGTTTGACACAATCATCAAGGGTTTTCGCTGACGAGGCGCCAATGCTCCCTTTGGTTGTCAGTCCCATATGGGCAACCAGGACATCGGCTCCGGCTTTAGCCATTTTTTCGGCCTCTTCCACGTTAAACACATAGGGTGTGGTTACCAGATCTAGCTCATGGGCTTTTTTTATCATCTCAACTTCCAGATCATAACCCATGTTGGTTTCTTCCAGGTTTTGTCTAAATACGCCATCGATTAAGCCGACTGTGGGGAAATTTTGAACCCCGGAGAACCCGGCTTCTTTGACCTGTTTTAAAAACATTTCCATATCTCTAAACGGATCCGTTCCGCAGACCCCAGCCAAAACTGGCGTGTCCTTGACAATTGTGACGACTTCTCTGGCCATGTCCATGACAATGGCATTGGCATCCCCATAGGATAACAGCCCGGCTAAAGAACCACGACCTGCCATCCGGTACCGGCCGGAATTATAAATAATAATCAGATCCACGCCACCGGCTTCCGCGCATTTGGCAGAAATTCCGGTGCCAGCTCCGGCACCAACCACCGAAATCCCTTTTGTTTCTTGTTCTCTTAACCGTCTTAATACTTCTTCTCGTTTTATTGCCATGTTATTTTCTCCTTCACTCTTCTTTATCTTTCAAGCATTGAAATCAATTTTTTAGCCATTGCCAGGGCAAAGGCTTCGTCGTTGATATCGGTATCCATTTCCACCAGTTCAACTTTATCTTTTATATTTGCCCGCAATTGTGCAAACAATTCGGCATCCTCTTCCGGGCCATAAAATGGTGCCCCTTCCACATCGATAGCTGAAACACCTTTTAATGGAATAAACAAGGCAACCGGCCCGGTGGCCATATTTAGCTTACCGGCAATAATTTTCCCCATCTGGGAGCATTCATCGACCGTGGTCCGCATCAGGGTGACGCTGGCATTATGTTTGTACAGGTTGCGACTTTTGTACTTTTCTGGAACGGTTTCAATAGCGCCAAAATTAACCATATCCAATGCGCCCACCGAAACGACCTCAGGGATTCCCGCTTTGGCAGCCGCTTCTAACCGGGTTGGTCCGGCCGTAAAGACACCGCCGGCCACCTCATCGCACCATTCGGTCGTGGTGGCGTCAAAAACGCCTTTGATAAACCCGGCTTCAATCAGACTTTCCATGGCCATGCCCCCAGCCCCAGTGGCGTGGAACACCAGTACCTCGTAGCCCTGATCTTCCAGGTATTCTCTGGCAGCGGTTACACAAGGCGTTGTGACCCCAAACATCGTGGCCGCCAGCAATGGTTTCTCTTCTTTAAGTGCTGGAATATCAAAGCTGGCCATCCCGGCAATGGCATTGGCAGCGTTAGCTAAAATATGATTGGAAATGCTATTGATCCCGGAAATATCCACCACTGAATACATCATGGTGATATCTTTCTCCCCAACATAGGGACGGGTATCACCCGAAGCTACGGTAGAAACCATAATCTTAGGCACACCCACCGGCAGACTTCTCATGGCAAAGGTGCCAATAGTCGTTCCGGCAGAGCCGCCGAGACTAATCATTCCGTCAACCTTGCCCTGGTCATAAAGGTCCTTGGTGATTTTAGCCGCTCCAGCCATCATGACATCAATGCCCAGACCGCGATCATGTTGTTGCCGTAACTCTTCTAGGGATGACCCGCCAGCGATTGCAACCGCCTCACTGCTAACATCCGGGACAAATAACGGCTCCCCAATAACCCCGCAGTTGATTGTGGTGGTACTAACCCCCCGCTTTTCAATCAATTCTTTGATAAACTTGAATTCATGACCCTTGGTATCAAAGGTCCCTACAATTAATACGTTTTTCATTCCATGCCCCCCTTTAGATTTATTATTATCTTTAATAACTCGCAAGGTTTGTGCCAACTATTAAAACCGGCGAAGCCATTGTTCCCGCCATTCTAAATAGGGGAACGGGAAATGTTTTTCCCAGACAAATGTAATATGGGCAATATTTACTCATTTCGAGTAGATATTGCCCACTTTTTTATTCCATGGATTCCTGGTCTTCCATCGATAAATTAAATTTCACTATTTTATTGTAGAGTGTCCGCCGGGAGATGCCAATCCGGTTCGCTGCTTCGGTTCGATTCCATCGGCATGCCTTGAGGACACCCAATATGTAGGTACTTTCCAGGTGTTCCTTGCTGGTAGTCAACAGATCTGAACCCAACTGGTTCTTTAGCTGGGTTTTTGGTTTGTGCAATTCTTCCACCACCATATCATCCCGACGGATATATTTCCCTTCACTGAGAATCACCGCTCTTTCGAGCACATGCTTCATTTCCCGAACATTACCTGGCCAGGGGCATTCCATTAAATAGGCCATCGCATCCGGAGCCAGTCGTTTTTCCTCGAGTTGATACTTTATTCTAAACTCTTCTAAAAAGCGGTTGCACAGCAGTGGAATATCCTCGGGATGACGGCGTAGCGGCGGGGTATTTATTTCCACCACGTTCAGCCGATAGTAGAGATCTTCCCGGAAACGATTCTCTGCTACCGCCTGTTTAATATCCACATTGGTGGCGCAGACGATCCGCACATCCACAGAGATGGTTTTCTCGCCCCCGACACGTTCAAATTCCTGCTGCTGAATAATCCGCAGTACCTTCGCCTGGAGATCGACATCCATTTCACCGATCTCATCCAGAAACAGGGTTCCATGGTTGGCCAGTTCAAATTTCCCCAGCCGCCGCTTGTCGGCTCCGGTAAACGCTCCCTTTTCATGACCAAACAGCTCACTTTCCAGCAAGTTGGGCGGCAAGGCCGCACAATTTACCTTAATCAGCGAACCCAGACAACGTTTACTGTTAAAATGCAGCGCTTTGGCGACCAGTTCTTTCCCGGTTCCACTTTCGCCCTGAATTAGAACATTGACGTCTTTATCGGCCACCTTATTAATTAGTTCATACATGTCCTGCATGATCACGCTTTGGCCGACAATTTCATCAAAGCCCCGCTTTTTTAACAGTTCTTTTTTTAAATGCTTGTTTTCCTGCTTTAATTTATAATAATTTTTAAATTTATCGGTCGTTTCTGATATCGCCAGTTCAGTGGGGATTCGCTCAAAGCTGGAGCCGCCGATGTAACCGATGGTCTGGGAATTTTTATAAAAATAATAGGCGTCCTCCGGAGAATTAATGGGTCCGCCATAAATCATCTTGTAAGTTTGGGGATTGATCTGATCGACTGCTGCAAAAATCGCTTCTGTCATTTCCAGACATTCATTAATGGTGGAAAAAACCTTGCCGGATTTTTCGCCTCCCCGGGTCCAGCCAAAATGGGCACAGACCACATCCACACCCACCCGGGTCATTGCTCGGGCCTGTTTTTCATCAAAGACAAAAGCAATGGTAAAGAGATTGGCCGCCACCGCTTTTTTCATAAATTCTATTTCCTGGTCGTAGCCCAGCCCTTTTTCCTCCAGCCATTCCCGGAATTGCCCATCAATCAGACCAATCGTCGGAAAATTATTGACACCGCTAAAGCCCAGTTCCCGGACTTTTTGAATCAGCTCCTGATGGGAATAGTTGGGATCGGTGGCGTTAATGCCGCAGATCACGGCCCGATCTTTAAGTTTTGGCAGTATTTCACGGCTGGAAAAGTCAAATACCAACTCATTACTGTTGGAAAATGGCATCATACAGCCGATTGAAGGAATCCCTGCCGATCGAAACCGCCCGGCACTCAGGGCCAGAAGCAAATCAGCCCCGCCCTTAACCGCCTGCTTGGCAAAAAGCCCGGACCCCACCGCCACGCCGATCACCGGTTTGTTCATTTTCAAACTATTCTGGATCATTTTTTCGATGGCTTCTTTTTTCTTCATCGCTTCTCCCACTCACATAAATCTCACTTTATTATACAACCCCCGATCAAAAAACGCAAAAGACGATTGCAGCGTCCTGTATTAGACTAAGGCTATTGATAAATTTATACCCAGTACCGACAATTGTTACATCTGTTGTTTGCATCGGGGCGAACAGGTTGATAAACCTGTCCGATCCCGCAGCAAACAACAGATTAACAATTGGTCGGTACGGTAGTTTACCGATAACTCTAATCTTCTGCAGGTTCTGCAATCGTCCTAATTGACTTTTGTGATTTACTAAATCTATAAGCCGAGTTCTGTTTAAATAGTCATCTATCTCGATTTATTGTTACCAATAAATTCTAGCGACCTACCATAGGACAACGACGAGCAGCCGTCTTTCAAGGTCCGTTCTTGGTCTTGCTCCAGGTGGGGTTTACATAGCCGATGTGTTACCACACCGCTGGTGAGCTCTTACCTCACCCTTTCATCCTTACCATTGCTGGCGGTTTACTTTCTGTTGCACTGGCCTTAGAGTCGCCTCCACCGGGTGTTACCCGGCACCATGCTCTG is a window encoding:
- a CDS encoding phosphoenolpyruvate hydrolase family protein gives rise to the protein MKKKEAIEKMIQNSLKMNKPVIGVAVGSGLFAKQAVKGGADLLLALSAGRFRSAGIPSIGCMMPFSNSNELVFDFSSREILPKLKDRAVICGINATDPNYSHQELIQKVRELGFSGVNNFPTIGLIDGQFREWLEEKGLGYDQEIEFMKKAVAANLFTIAFVFDEKQARAMTRVGVDVVCAHFGWTRGGEKSGKVFSTINECLEMTEAIFAAVDQINPQTYKMIYGGPINSPEDAYYFYKNSQTIGYIGGSSFERIPTELAISETTDKFKNYYKLKQENKHLKKELLKKRGFDEIVGQSVIMQDMYELINKVADKDVNVLIQGESGTGKELVAKALHFNSKRCLGSLIKVNCAALPPNLLESELFGHEKGAFTGADKRRLGKFELANHGTLFLDEIGEMDVDLQAKVLRIIQQQEFERVGGEKTISVDVRIVCATNVDIKQAVAENRFREDLYYRLNVVEINTPPLRRHPEDIPLLCNRFLEEFRIKYQLEEKRLAPDAMAYLMECPWPGNVREMKHVLERAVILSEGKYIRRDDMVVEELHKPKTQLKNQLGSDLLTTSKEHLESTYILGVLKACRWNRTEAANRIGISRRTLYNKIVKFNLSMEDQESME
- a CDS encoding FGGY-family carbohydrate kinase, coding for MNNTIKSIIKKNSVLTIDCGTRGLRGILFDEQGNELAKSEELFTGYYSKHFQWKEASPEMFWEALVKVVCELKVKQPDLFLTIRGMTVSCQRDVITVVDERGKPLRDFISWLDRRELTEPLPYPWPYDLLFKTIGFSGYAKSFSRTAHVNWIKVSEPDIWAKTHKVVFLSTYFLTRLTGNIADSRSNTAGHLPFDTKKKQWCGKYDVKSQILQMEPEKCYELTDSCEVIGKLTAEAAEITGLPVGLPIIASGTDKGCETLGVGALTPDIASISLGTQATVEITTKKYVELYPFYPAFAAVENDCYNPEVTIYHGFWMVDWYTKEFLDQTDPKDIHEILEGYLEATPPGADGLIHQPYWGREAFRPEARGTFMGFSEGHDKRHLYRAIIEGLGYALLEGLKLIERKTKVPIQAVGLSGGGSRSDGVAQIMADVLNRPVYRVQTFETTGLGAAIATFVGLNHYPDIKTASKAMIRKSQIFEPNPKNVIKYTEIYNRLYKQLYRRVKPLYQSYEKIR
- a CDS encoding Tm-1-like ATP-binding domain-containing protein, whose product is MKNVLIVGTFDTKGHEFKFIKELIEKRGVSTTTINCGVIGEPLFVPDVSSEAVAIAGGSSLEELRQQHDRGLGIDVMMAGAAKITKDLYDQGKVDGMISLGGSAGTTIGTFAMRSLPVGVPKIMVSTVASGDTRPYVGEKDITMMYSVVDISGINSISNHILANAANAIAGMASFDIPALKEEKPLLAATMFGVTTPCVTAAREYLEDQGYEVLVFHATGAGGMAMESLIEAGFIKGVFDATTTEWCDEVAGGVFTAGPTRLEAAAKAGIPEVVSVGALDMVNFGAIETVPEKYKSRNLYKHNASVTLMRTTVDECSQMGKIIAGKLNMATGPVALFIPLKGVSAIDVEGAPFYGPEEDAELFAQLRANIKDKVELVEMDTDINDEAFALAMAKKLISMLER
- a CDS encoding phosphoenolpyruvate hydrolase family protein, whose translation is MAIKREEVLRRLREQETKGISVVGAGAGTGISAKCAEAGGVDLIIIYNSGRYRMAGRGSLAGLLSYGDANAIVMDMAREVVTIVKDTPVLAGVCGTDPFRDMEMFLKQVKEAGFSGVQNFPTVGLIDGVFRQNLEETNMGYDLEVEMIKKAHELDLVTTPYVFNVEEAEKMAKAGADVLVAHMGLTTKGSIGASSAKTLDDCVKLTQEICDAGKAINPDVMVIVHGGPVAEPEDAKYVLDRTKGVCGFFGASSIERLPTEIAITKQVKDFKDIKL